Below is a window of Sus scrofa isolate TJ Tabasco breed Duroc chromosome 3, Sscrofa11.1, whole genome shotgun sequence DNA.
aacctcatggttcctagtcggatttgttaaccactgcgccacgatgggaactccagatgtttatGATTTTGATAACAAAACATGCACTTGTGAAAACTTCTAGACTTTTTGAAAACACTTTCAGTGGTCTATTCCTTGAACcagaagacagaaagcagatagGACTATGCACCAAGGATTTCTATCTCCTCCAGCGAGGAGAAACATTACCAAACTAAAAAGCAGGTattgtgtggggaaaaaaaaaaaaaaaaaaaaaaaaaaaaggtaactgttAAGAAGCCAGCTTGTGTTCATTGAGAACAAATCATGCAGAACCAACCCAATTTTCCTAAAAAATGGACCAGACAATTGGGGAAATCGTGTAATATCTTAATTCTGGGAAACTGACAGCGTTGTCTCAGGACAGTTTTCTGAACAAAGTAGAGAAACGTGAGCTAGAGAAGATGTAACTCAAGGGTGCTGATTAATGGAACATTGCTAACCTTAGGGAGATTTAGTAGTATTTACTTTAGGTCATATCCTCCTCAACAATTATAGCGATGACTTGGATAAAGACAAGGCAGATTTCTCAGAACTGAGGATGACTCAGAGCTGGGAAGCGGAGCAAATACATTACATCCTGATAAAATTGAAAAGCGATGAACGTAAGCTGTTGCATTTGGGTCAAGAAGTAAGTTGCATGAGTACATAAAAATGGTAATagctcacatttattgagtgcttacctCAACGTGCCAGGCTCGCTGCAGAGCGCCTCatgcattctttcatttaatgttCACAATGACCCTATGAGGTAGCTATTACCttatagatgagcaaactgagactcagagaggatCAGTAACTTGCCCAGCATCACACAATTTATAtatggtagagccaggattttaACCCAGGACTGTCTCATTTTAAAACCCAGACAGCACTGCTTTAAACAAGAACATTGTTTATTATTTAGTGCTTATGATGGCTCCGCCACAGTGCTAAGCACTTCACGTCCCATTTAATCACAAGCAGGCTTTCTTATCCCCATTTAGATTAGGGGAGAGTGGTTCATTTCTTGCCAAAAGATGTCTAAGTTTTAGTTGACAGTAAGGCAGTGTGATCCAGCAGAGCAGAGGCAGCCCTAGTCAGGGACAGAGGGTCTATCAAAACCCACTGGCCAGCCTGCAGTGGGGGCTTCCGGGATGCTGCCCTGAAGCAGGTAAGATGGGTTCCCTGGGCAAGTCTGGATGggtccccctcaccccccagggcCAGACACCTTTCACTTCCGGGGGCGGGACCTGTCACCTACCAGGCGGGGCGTGGCCTGCTGGTGCAGCTGCTCCATCACTTCCTCGTGCTGCCGCTGGCGCTCGTTCTCCTCATGCAGGTACTTGAGCCGCGTGAGCTCGAATTCCATGCGCACCTTCTCCAGCTCCATCTCGCCGCTGCGCTGGGGCCCTGGAGTCCCCGGGGCCGGCGTGGCTGGGGCCGGGGGCAGCTCTGAGAGTTCGGGTCCGTCGCCCGCCTGGCCCTTGGTGGGGGCCGGGCCGGCCTTGGAGGACGGTGACTTAGGTGGCCCTGGGCAGTCTCCGTCCTCACAAGATTCCATCTCCTCCAGGTAGTCGTAGGAGGAGTCTGGCTTTGGGGACTCTGCCtcctggggcagggaaggaggtggGAGTCCAGAAGTCAGTACAAGGCTGTGGCTCGCTGCTCTCCCCTCACCCCCGCAACTCCTCGCAGCCCCAGGCACAGTGCCTTCGGGTGCTTGAAGGAATGTTATGGACTGTAAGCATCTAGCCTGAGTTCTTACTAGAAGTGGACCTCACGTTATCAGGACCTGAGTCTTCAGAAGGAGAGGGCAAACTAACACAGAGGGATGGCACCCTGAAGTTGCAAGTGGGGGCCTTGGGGAGGTGAGTAGAAGTCTGTGTTCCTGGTGATCTTCAAATCGCCCCTGGAGGTAACCTGTCCACCCTCCCTCTACTTTGGGACCACTTAGACACCCAGTCCTCTGGGGGctgcagagggaggaagaaactTAGGGTCTTCGCTGAGGTAACCTAAGTTATGGGGACCAACCATAGGGCTAAGGAGGGGCCTGGTCCCAtccaggaggagggaagagcCTCCCAGGAGAGGTGTGTGGGGGGAGACCAAAGCCAACTTAAGTGACTTCGCAGTTTAATGAAGGGTCACAGCTGAGTGCCAGTGTAGGATGGGGTGCACCTGACTGCTCTTCTTAGCAGCTCTCTGGAATCTCCCAACACTCAGCCCCTGTGTCATGGCGTCCCGGGCTCTTCCTCCCCCTGCTGGGACAGGCTGGGACAGGCTGGGACAGTGAGATGAGGCCTCCTCCTTACCAAAGAAGCCCTTGCCTTCCCTTCAGACATGGGGTCATCAGGCACCATCTTGGGAAAGGTTGGGCAGCTTTCTCCGGCCCCCCCGCCTTCCATCATCTCCCTGTCCTCTGTTGCCATCCAGAAAACCACAGTGCTGCCGGTTGTGGCCAAAGGACGACTTTTGAGGCTCTACCATTTGGCCTCGCCAGATTCCACAGCCCAGCCACCATCACAATCCTCTGTCCTCATAATAACCCACATTCTACCAGTTGCTAGGGCCCTTTGGCAGAGAGTGACACCCTTTAAGGTGCTGTCATTGAAAACAGGATGGGCCTTTGCCAGCCCTAGGGGCTTCTCTGAAAACTGGAATTCCACCCCTTGAGGTCTAAATTCCATGATTTGAAATCCATTCCTCTGAGTCCCTTTTTAAAACTCAgactgtattgattttttttatgatttttattttttccattagagttgatttacaatgttctgtcaattttccactgcacagccaggggacccagtcacacatacatgtatacattcttttgtctcccattatcatgctccatcacaagtgaccagacatagttcccagtgctatacagcaggatcccattgcttatccattccaaaggcaatagtttgcatctattaaccctaaattcccggtccttcccacttccttctcctccaccttctgttctccatgtccatgaatttcttttctgtggaaaagtttcatttgtgccgtatattagagtccaggtatgtgtgatatcatatggtatttgtctttctctttctgacttcacttaggatgagagtctaattccatgttgctgcaaatggcattattttgttcttttttatggtggagtGAACCCAGACTGTATTGAGATGAGTCACAATTAGCTCCGCAAACCCCTGTTCAGCTCACAGGCTAAATTATgtctcccaccccccaaatccatatgttgaagtcttaaccccCAGTACCTTGGATTCTGCCTTTATTTAGAGATAGGGTCTTCCTAGAAGGGATTAcgttaaatgaggtcattagggtgggtcctaatccaatatggCGGCTGTCCTTATAGGAGGGAATTTGCTACAGGCATGCACAGAAGGAGATGATATGAAGAtgagggagaagatggccatctaaaGACGAAGGAGAGAGGCCTTgtgttagtcagggttctccagagaaccaGTAGGAGCTGGACCTTATCATAAGTTCGAACAGAACTTAGAAGGagttggctcatgtgattatggaggctgagaagtgaCATGAGCTTCTGTCTGCAAGTGGGAGACCCAGGATAACTGAAGGTATCAATTCCAATCAGAGTCTGAAGGCCTAATCACCAGGAGTGCTGCTGGGGTACGTCCCAGCCCACGGCTGGGAGAAGACCAGTACCTCAGCTCAGACAGTGAGGCAGAGAGAATCAATTCACCTGCCTCCACCTTTCGTTCCATTCAGGCCTTCAAAGGATAAAATAAGATGCCTGTCCATGCTACCATAGGGCCATCAGCTTTCCTCAGTCCACCAGTTCAAATGCTAGTCTCTTCCAGAATCATTCTCACAGACATACTCAGAAATGATGtttaaccatatatatatatatatatatatatatatatatatatgggcatCCCAGGGCCTAGTCAAGTTGActcataaaattaaccatcataggcctggaacagatccttccctcacagccttcagaaggaaccaacctggctgacaccttgatctcagacatgtagcctccagaactgtgagacaataaacttctgttgtttaagccaccccatGTGTGGTCCTTTGTTATGTTGTGggtcctagcaaactaatacaaacTCAATTATTCATAGGATGGATTGAGTGGGACCAGTAAAGAGATTGGGGGCTGGGCAGTATACTTTGTTGTCTTCAGTTTTgtggaaatgacaaaaaaccctccccaaaaccccacaaaaaccatGTTTGGTAGTTGGAGGCAGGGTTACatatggaaagagaaaaggctACATTTGAATTCTAGCTTTGCTACTCTCCAGCTGTGTGTCCAGGGAGAAGTTACCTTACCTGCTGCTGCTCAGGGTACTCGTTTGTAAATGAGAATAAGGATGGACTACCCCCTGCGCTGCAGTACTGATGTAAAACTCAGACAGTGTGTTTGCCCAGGACCTGCCTATCCAGGGGCGAAGTAGATGGTAACCACTGTCATCCTTGTTACAAGGGGATTTGTCACTGGAGCGAAGAAAAGGCTCAAGATCTGCCTCCTTGCAAATCTCTAACTGGACCATGGCTTTCCTCTCCCAGAATTATGATGGTGACCACAGGGACTGTCTCCCAGCTATTGTGTAAGATGTTGATCCCACCTCAAGCACGCCTCAAGcaccagaagtaggattgctgggcaAATATATCTAGACATCTGtatctatatgtctatatctatatctataaagGGTGCTCAGTTAagtttgaattttagataaataatttttagtataaatacATTGTAAAAATTGCATGGGACACACATactaaaaattcattatttatctgaaattgaaGTTTCACTGGGGATtcagtgttttttatttgctaaatctgatgATCTTAGCTAGGAGAGACCTGCCCCCCCAACCGATTACATATGACCAAATAATGAGCTGCTATTAAAAATCACCAAGCACTAAGATGCATAATAAGTGGTATGAATAGTCATATCAGCTGTATGTCAGATGACCATAAAATCTTAGTGGCAAAtaacaataaatgtttatttcgcTCAGACATCTAAGAGTTGACTGATCTAGATGGGCTCATCTCCAGGGCTTGGCCAAGGCAGCTTCATTTCACGCGTCCCTGTTCTTCTTCTTGGGAACAGGAGCCCAGCCTGGGCGGGCTCTATTCATGGCAATGAAAGAAGCACAAGAGGCCTTGGAACTGGCACACTACTGTTTCCATCTTAGGCTGCTGGCTTCGACTTTGGTTAATAGCATAAGGTGGTCACATGGCCAAACTCAAAACCAAAGGATGGGGACATGTACTCCGTTCCTTTAGTGGGGGGACTGCAAAGACATAGGGTAAAAAGTGTGGATGTGGGGCAGTGTGAAGAGTTGGGGCCATAACACAATCTCCTATTGTAATTAAGAAGGTTGGTGCTGCTGTGGTTGGAACAACTGGGGATGGTTTGATAGAAGAGGTGACATGAAGGGCCAGTGGGATGTGGGCAAGAAGGAAGGATCCACATGAGTAAAGTCTCGACTGATACCTATTACCCATTTGTCTCTCCATTTCTGCTCTCTGCCCTTCTccacccctgccctctgcctggaagggtGACCTCCGTGAAACTGCATTAATTTGTTAAGCAAAGCAGTACATTCCGAAGCAAAATGGAATCTAGGACTCTGGTTCCCCTGTCCCCAGGTAAGATCTGCACACACCTGCCCTTTGGGGGACTCTGCAGGAAGCTAAGGAGATAGCTGTCATGAGCCTTGGGTTGGTTTGGCATTCCTAGCAACAC
It encodes the following:
- the TMEM247 gene encoding transmembrane protein 247 is translated as MATEDREMMEGGGAGESCPTFPKMVPDDPMSEGKARASLEAESPKPDSSYDYLEEMESCEDGDCPGPPKSPSSKAGPAPTKGQAGDGPELSELPPAPATPAPGTPGPQRSGEMELEKVRMEFELTRLKYLHEENERQRQHEEVMEQLHQQATPRLFSGGLQDLLLPQNQFAMFLYCFIFIHIIYVTKEMIFFLFSKHYLFCIAAILLCLIKALWSYLQVPSLSPSLGTTLSPIRTCCQERLAATHLHLRVKKRGQAL